One Pseudonocardia abyssalis DNA segment encodes these proteins:
- a CDS encoding maleylpyruvate isomerase family mycothiol-dependent enzyme: MTPSLDRPAVDAAVAAERHRLADHVTGLTDEQWRTPSLCCAWTVRDVVAHLTTTTRTTVPGLLRAAVRARGDFDRMEIDLAAGRAAAHTTAELVGLLRESADSRRRFPGSAPLDPLMDLVVHGQDIARPLGTPYDSPPEVVAAALAHVATNRFMGAPRRLAGVRLVSTDTGWTLGAGPEVRGRDIDLLLVASGRPAGLDALDGPGLALLAGRLG, encoded by the coding sequence ATGACACCCTCCCTCGACCGGCCGGCCGTCGACGCCGCGGTCGCCGCCGAGCGCCACCGCCTCGCCGACCACGTCACCGGACTGACCGACGAGCAGTGGCGGACGCCGTCGCTGTGCTGCGCGTGGACGGTCCGCGACGTCGTCGCCCACCTCACGACCACCACGCGCACGACGGTCCCGGGGCTGCTGCGGGCCGCCGTGCGGGCCCGCGGCGACTTCGACCGGATGGAGATCGACCTCGCCGCAGGGAGGGCGGCGGCCCACACCACGGCCGAGCTGGTCGGGCTGCTGCGGGAGAGCGCGGACTCCAGGCGGCGGTTCCCCGGCAGCGCCCCGCTGGACCCGCTCATGGACCTCGTCGTCCACGGTCAGGACATCGCGCGCCCGCTCGGCACGCCCTACGACTCGCCGCCGGAGGTGGTGGCCGCCGCACTCGCCCACGTTGCGACGAACAGGTTCATGGGCGCGCCGCGTCGGCTGGCCGGGGTGCGGCTGGTCTCAACCGACACCGGCTGGACCCTCGGCGCGGGGCCGGAGGTGCGCGGACGCGACATCGACCTGCTCCTCGTGGCCTCCGGACGTCCCGCCGGACTCGACGCGCTCGACGGCCCGGGCCTCGCGCTGCTGGCCGGGCGGCTGGGCTGA
- a CDS encoding VOC family protein, with product MEQRLSLVTLGVADLARARTFYEALGWRGQEVEETVFFQAGGIAIVLWDRARLAADCRLPDERSRGFGGIALAQNVRSDAEVDDVLTAVVGAGGTVTKPAAVNVIGFYSGVFTDPDGHAWEVAHNPGFRLAEDGSLVLPDFGRG from the coding sequence ATGGAGCAGCGCCTCAGCCTCGTCACGCTCGGTGTCGCCGACCTGGCGCGGGCCCGCACCTTCTACGAGGCGCTCGGGTGGCGCGGCCAGGAGGTCGAGGAGACCGTCTTCTTCCAGGCGGGCGGGATCGCCATCGTGCTCTGGGACCGGGCGAGGCTCGCCGCCGACTGCCGCCTGCCCGACGAGCGCAGCCGCGGGTTCGGCGGGATCGCGCTGGCCCAGAACGTCCGGTCGGACGCCGAGGTCGACGACGTGCTCACCGCCGTGGTCGGCGCCGGCGGCACGGTGACGAAGCCCGCTGCTGTCAACGTGATCGGCTTCTACTCCGGTGTCTTCACCGACCCGGACGGCCACGCGTGGGAGGTCGCGCACAACCCCGGTTTCAGACTCGCCGAGGACGGGTCCCTGGTCCTCCCGGACTTCGGACGGGGATAG
- a CDS encoding squalene cyclase, with translation MLPVLTGIPTDWLLDSDPALRWQVERDLLGEPPRVWEATRARVATEGFGARLLALQDPDGQWAGGAFFPADVRAGTAPDEPGQPWTATTWSLNSLREWGLDPAVLQARRTPELLAEHCLWEYDDLPYWDGEVDCCINAWTVMNGVWLGVDVSGIVDRFVEHRLPDGGWNCEWVEGSTRSSFHSTLNAVRGLLAHETATGGTDAARAARRGGEEYLLERDLFRRRSTGEPVGSWTAEFVHPPRWAYSVLGAVEHFRCADATDPRMADAVGMVRAARQADGTWLQGGRHAGRVWFDVDVPPGDPSKWLTLAGSRVLAWWDSR, from the coding sequence ATGCTCCCCGTGCTGACCGGGATCCCGACCGACTGGCTGCTCGACTCCGACCCCGCCCTGCGCTGGCAGGTCGAGCGGGACCTGCTCGGCGAGCCGCCGCGGGTGTGGGAGGCGACGCGGGCCCGCGTCGCGACCGAGGGGTTCGGCGCACGACTGCTCGCCCTGCAGGATCCCGACGGGCAGTGGGCGGGTGGGGCGTTCTTCCCGGCCGACGTCCGCGCGGGGACCGCACCGGACGAACCCGGGCAGCCGTGGACGGCCACGACGTGGTCGCTCAACTCCCTGCGCGAGTGGGGACTCGACCCGGCCGTGCTGCAGGCGCGCCGCACCCCCGAACTGCTCGCGGAGCACTGCCTCTGGGAGTACGACGACCTGCCGTACTGGGACGGCGAGGTCGACTGCTGCATCAACGCCTGGACCGTCATGAACGGCGTGTGGCTGGGCGTCGACGTCAGCGGCATCGTCGACCGGTTCGTCGAGCACCGGCTGCCCGACGGCGGCTGGAACTGCGAGTGGGTGGAGGGCTCGACGCGGTCGTCGTTCCACTCCACGCTCAACGCGGTGCGGGGGCTGCTCGCCCACGAGACCGCGACCGGTGGCACCGACGCCGCCCGCGCTGCCCGGCGCGGCGGCGAGGAGTACCTGCTGGAGCGCGACCTGTTCCGGCGCCGGTCGACCGGCGAGCCGGTGGGGTCGTGGACCGCCGAGTTCGTCCATCCCCCGCGCTGGGCCTACAGCGTGCTGGGGGCCGTCGAGCACTTCCGGTGCGCGGACGCCACGGACCCCCGGATGGCCGACGCCGTCGGGATGGTCCGCGCCGCCCGGCAGGCCGACGGGACGTGGCTCCAGGGCGGGCGCCACGCCGGACGCGTCTGGTTCGACGTGGACGTCCCGCCGGGCGACCCGTCGAAGTGGCTCACCCTGGCGGGGTCGCGCGTACTCGCGTGGTGGGACTCGCGCTGA
- a CDS encoding NAD(P)/FAD-dependent oxidoreductase, producing the protein MAGNTRIVVVGGGYVGMYTALRLQKKLRRSEAEITVIDPQPHMTYQPFLPEAAAGSIEPRHVVVPLRKVLKKCQHLTGRVTKIDHSQREVTVELAAGHVTTVGYEVLVVAPGSVARTLPIPGLAEVGIAFKTVGEAIYLRNHVLSRLDAAATTIDPALRRRLLTFLVVGGGYAGIEALAELADMARYASRYYETINREDIRWILVEAAGRIMPEVGPKMGRYTVERLLDANIEVNLDTRVKTLEGGHVVLDDGQSFDADTIIWTAGVKPNPMLDHTDLPRDDRGRVVCTTELQVEGMPGVFCAGDCASVPDLSKDDPEAKTSPSAQHAVRQAKTLADNIVAHIRQRPLKQYKHNYAGSVASLGLYKGVAEIYGIKLRGIVAWFMHRTYHVSRMPTWNRRIRIVFDWTGALFLGREVVSLGQINDPRADFHRVAGTLPHSAAVAVSANPPVGDPQEERVPASRPA; encoded by the coding sequence ATGGCTGGAAACACGAGGATCGTCGTGGTCGGTGGCGGATACGTCGGGATGTACACGGCGCTGCGGCTGCAGAAGAAGCTGCGCCGCTCCGAGGCCGAGATCACCGTGATCGACCCCCAGCCCCACATGACCTACCAGCCGTTCCTCCCCGAGGCCGCGGCAGGCTCCATCGAGCCGCGGCACGTCGTCGTACCGCTGCGCAAGGTGCTCAAGAAGTGCCAGCACCTCACCGGCCGGGTCACGAAGATCGACCACTCGCAGCGCGAGGTCACCGTCGAGCTGGCGGCCGGGCACGTCACCACCGTCGGCTACGAGGTGCTCGTCGTCGCTCCCGGGTCGGTCGCGCGTACGTTGCCGATCCCCGGGCTCGCCGAGGTGGGCATCGCGTTCAAGACCGTCGGCGAGGCCATCTACCTGCGCAACCATGTGCTGTCGCGCCTCGACGCCGCCGCCACCACGATCGACCCGGCACTGCGCCGCCGGTTGCTGACGTTCCTCGTCGTCGGAGGTGGCTACGCCGGGATCGAGGCGCTCGCCGAGCTGGCCGACATGGCCCGCTACGCCAGCCGGTACTACGAGACGATCAACCGCGAGGACATCCGCTGGATCCTCGTGGAGGCGGCCGGGCGGATCATGCCCGAGGTGGGTCCGAAGATGGGCCGCTACACGGTGGAACGCCTGCTCGACGCGAACATCGAGGTCAACCTCGACACCCGCGTGAAGACCCTCGAGGGCGGTCACGTCGTCCTCGACGACGGCCAGTCGTTCGACGCCGACACCATCATCTGGACCGCGGGCGTCAAGCCCAACCCGATGCTGGACCACACCGACCTCCCGCGCGATGACCGCGGCCGCGTCGTGTGCACCACGGAGCTGCAGGTCGAGGGCATGCCCGGCGTGTTCTGCGCGGGCGACTGCGCGTCGGTGCCGGACCTGTCGAAGGACGACCCCGAGGCCAAGACCAGCCCGTCGGCCCAGCACGCCGTGCGCCAGGCCAAGACGCTGGCCGACAACATCGTCGCCCACATCCGGCAGCGGCCGCTCAAGCAGTACAAGCACAACTACGCGGGATCGGTCGCGAGCCTCGGGCTCTACAAGGGCGTCGCGGAGATCTACGGCATCAAGCTGCGCGGCATCGTCGCCTGGTTCATGCACCGCACGTACCACGTGAGCCGGATGCCCACCTGGAACCGCCGCATCCGCATCGTCTTCGACTGGACGGGCGCGCTGTTCCTGGGCCGCGAGGTCGTCTCGCTCGGGCAGATCAACGACCCGCGCGCCGACTTCCACCGGGTCGCCGGCACCCTGCCCCACTCGGCCGCCGTTGCGGTGAGCGCGAACCCGCCGGTCGGTGACCCGCAGGAGGAGCGCGTCCCCGCGTCGCGCCCGGCCTGA
- a CDS encoding AbrB/MazE/SpoVT family DNA-binding domain-containing protein, translating into MTAEVKREAKTKVSSKNQITLPVAALREANVGPGDVLRVEVVEDGVFRLVRHRDPWWDLFEEAAGSDLGITTREELEEMRDEWDR; encoded by the coding sequence ATGACCGCTGAGGTAAAGCGCGAGGCGAAGACGAAGGTGAGCAGCAAGAACCAGATCACGCTGCCCGTCGCCGCGCTCCGGGAGGCGAACGTGGGGCCGGGTGACGTGCTGCGCGTCGAGGTCGTGGAGGACGGGGTGTTCCGGCTGGTCCGGCACCGGGATCCGTGGTGGGACCTGTTCGAGGAGGCAGCCGGGTCCGACCTCGGGATCACCACCCGTGAGGAGCTCGAGGAGATGCGGGACGAATGGGATCGATAG
- a CDS encoding type II toxin-antitoxin system VapC family toxin: MGSIALDSSVVIALFRRDDAHHEAVRTEIAAARTREDVYVLPASVLSEAMVGAYRNATATELRRRIVGLFGPVRALDEQVALAAAELRGEHRSLRLPDAVVVATGIVDDAVVLTCDRRLAGVDPRVQVIG; encoded by the coding sequence ATGGGATCGATAGCGCTGGATTCGAGCGTCGTCATCGCGCTGTTCCGGCGCGACGATGCGCATCACGAGGCGGTGCGGACCGAGATCGCTGCCGCCCGCACTCGGGAGGACGTCTACGTCCTACCGGCGTCGGTCCTGTCGGAGGCCATGGTGGGCGCCTACCGCAACGCGACGGCGACCGAGTTGCGGCGACGCATCGTCGGCTTGTTCGGGCCCGTTCGCGCGCTCGACGAGCAGGTCGCGCTGGCGGCCGCAGAGCTGCGGGGCGAGCACCGCTCCCTCCGGCTCCCCGACGCGGTGGTCGTCGCCACCGGGATCGTCGACGACGCGGTGGTCCTCACCTGCGACCGGCGGCTCGCGGGCGTCGATCCCCGGGTCCAGGTCATCGGCTGA